The nucleotide sequence tattcacacacatattgCAGATGAGCCAGAAGTCTAATCTGCGGAGCTCACTTACCAGCCCTTCCGTCTCCTCAGCCATCCTCTGGTAATGAGCAGCCAGGGCTATGTAATCCTGTACTTGCTTGTTACATTCAAGACACTTGACCCCATATCGGACAAGTCTCAGTGGGTCGGGGTAAAGCGGCATCGCAGGGGCAGCAGGGTTGGTGCTTCCAGTAACTGGACTGGCTTtaggagaggcagagggaggctGGGGTGCTGGTGCTGGGGAGTTTGTAGGGGGCTGTGAAAACATTTGGTCTGCAGAGATGGGCTTCATGAGCAGCTGAGAACACTGCATGACAAGTCCTTTGCTCTTATGGTCACGTGCATGTTTTAGAAGGCTGCACCGGTTGTAGAAGAGCAGGGTCTTGGAACATTGGGTACACAGAACCTCAATGTGAACACTCCGCCGACCATAGTGCTGACTGAGGCTCTTCTCTAAGGCAAATGCATCCCCACATTCCAAGCAGGAATAACCACTGGATGGCAATCGAATCTTGCTGTCAGCAGGGGGGCTGAGGTTTGGGGCATAAATGGGCACAGGATTGGCACCATGGAGAACTTTATTAAAGACCTCCACAACCACAGGAGCAGCCTTTTTCACCTGGTGGACAAGGGACACAGACATCTGTGTTAGCTGGGATTGGCTCCGCCTCTGCACAGAGGACTTGGCGGTGACAGATGCAGCAACACTATGGGGGACCAAGTTCAGATTTGCCAGATGCACAGCTTTGGGGAGGAGGTTGGCAGGAGCTGAAGGAGATGCCTGCACTGTCACACTTTGCTGTTGCTGCTTCTTGCTCTGCTGAGAGACCACAGGTGCCACCTTTGTAACTCTGTTACTGGAGTTGAGGCATGGTGATGAAGTTTCACTGGGCTTGTTCATGCTTTCATCTCCTTTCCCATCACCCCGGGGGCTCTTTGCCTCCATAACTGACCCTGAAAAAAGATCGTCTGCAGTCTGGGTAGAAATACTACAGGTTTCACACTCTGGCACGTCCCTCTGTGCCACTAATGGGGAGAATCGAACACTGGTCTCCTCTGCATTGGCACTGCCTACAGGGGATCCAACTGGAGACTTACTCAGATCATCTGGGTCTGGCAAGATACTTGTGACAGTTCTCTTGATTTCCCCTGATGATGTCTTAATAGTTTTGATTCTCACTTTGGGAATTGCTGGTGGGGAACTGGCTGCCACAGATGGGGATCCTTTGCCACTACTGTCACTGCAAATGCTCCGGGGGCTGTCTGGAGGCTTAATGCTCTTTTTTGTGATCTCTGTTGGGCTTCTGGGACTCTTTGGTGATTTGGGCATTTTGGGACTACCCTTAGAGCCTTCTCTAATAGGTCCTAAATGCTCTTTTGTAATACTAGCCTTATCATCCTTTGAAATACCAGCCACTTTTTTGGCCTGTAGGGCCACCAAAGCTGCAACACAAGAGGACAACTTAGAATGAGCTGGTTTAAGGCGCTGTCGTGGAGGAACAGAGGAGCAAATACTTAGCTCAGGGATGAGATTTTTGGGGTCCCCAGTTTTATTTCCAGGAACATTATTGAATGCCAGAGCTTCTCCGAAGATCTCATTTTCATCTACCAGTTCCTTCTTACATTCTACCATTTTATCAATGATATGATCATGTTCCTTCTCCCTAGCAACCTGGTCACTTTCCTGGTGGTCCTGGAgttccatcttttcttctttcttgcaaTAGTGATCAAACATACTCAGTTCTGGAACAGGAAACTTCCCAAGCACTTCTAGGGCTGAAGTCCCTGCAGAGATGTATACAGATGGTGGGGGGAAATAAGGGCTTTCAGAATGCTTCTGTTTCTCTCCAAATCCACTGTCTTTAAGAGTATCATCAGGCTCTGGACTGGAGATTGGGCTAAACTGGCTAAATGTTGGTAAAGGCTCTGACTTGGGTGGGTCCAACTTGTCAGAATAACTCCTATCATTTTCACCATTCATAAAACTAGAATCAAATTTCCCATAGTTGTGTCCCAGGCCATGGGGATCTGGGGGAAGTTCAGGGCCCCGGAATCCATTATGTAAAAGGCTGGGGCTAACATGGCCCTTCTCTGCTTCAAATGATTCTTGGCGACTGGTGTTCTTAACAATGACACTCACAGCTGGGCCATCAGAAGTTGACCCTGAATGGGTCAAGGACACACTTTCATCCATACACATCCCTGCTGGTTTCAGAGGACTCTCATTCTCCTCACTGGTGGCCTGGATTGCCTCCTTGGCATCAAGGCTGGTTGGGTCTGGGATGTCAAAGGCAGCCAACAGGTCATCAAAATCCGGGGTTTTCATGTCCCCCATGACTGGATGCTGGATGCCAACTAtaacacaaataaataatgaagttAGTGTTTGCTTCAGTGATCAGGATCACTCTAAATACCAACACCAGAACATGTATCTAGGACAAAATAACAAACATTCACTCATGAAAGTTCAGTAATAAAAGacaacaatttcatttttgtaagtatcTTTAGGAAAATAGTAGCTGGAGAAAAATAACTTCATAACAGATTTTGAATCCAAAAGAAAAGCTGTTAAACCTGAAAATAGACCAAAGGGAAGTATATTTTTCTGTTCTCTTAAGGAGATCCAGATTCCAGTATGAAATGTCATTCATTCCAAAGATGGATATGACTCCACCCTTAAGAAAAATCTGAGTCAGcaactttttttcttaagaaaaagtctgattcacacttaAAAATTGACTACTGATGTCATGTGatcatttattcttattatttataaCATTAGAAAGGCAACATGGCACAGTGGGTAAAGAATTCAACTTCAAGTCAGAATTATCtgtgttcaagttctgcctccGACACATATGGGCTGCTCTAAGACCTAAGAAAAATTATTGAATTTTACAATATTTTCAGTCAAGACTCTGAGACTAAGTCACAGATCTTCACTGATAGAGTATATTTCCTTCAGAAGACTTCAAACACCATCTTAAGAAGACTCAACCAAAAAAATTATATGGTTAATTACATTATCATATAAATTcaatactaaaataattttaatagcatttgcTTTCTTGTTCAACAAGTTACTTTCACAGTAGCACACATCCTGGTACATTTTTCCCACTAAGTAGAAATTCTCAGTCCCTCTGATCTCACTCAAAATGTTTTGTAGGTCAAAAGGTTACCGAAATAAGTTAAAAAATGGATATATTCTCCAGTTATCAGGCCTAACCAGAGTACACAGATCTGCGAAAGACTTGAGAGGCATTATAATATAAAAGAACACTTTATTTGTAGTTAGAGATCCAAACTTCAAATTTTGGTTCAGCTATCTAAGTAACAagtccctttcctcttttaaatctCCTTTTACTCCCCTGTAAAAcgaaggagttgaactagatgatacCTTTCAATTCTAAGCCTATGATCCTAGACttggacttttaaaaattcatccaaGCTCAGaagtctagtgtttgataaacccaaagtccCTAGCTACTGGGGTTAGGAagtcactattcaacaaaaaaaatGCTAGGAAAACTGGGAAATGCTGTGACAGAAAGTAGGTACAAACTAACATCTCATACCTTATTATCAAGGTAAGTTTCAAATGGATATATAACTTAAGATATAAAGGATGACATAAACAAATTACAGaagcaaagtagaaattgattttCAGATAAATGGACAGAGGAAGGGTTCATAACTAAACAAGGAatagagaaagtgacagaaaataaaatggaaaattttgaagagtttttgcataaacaaaatgtAGCtaagctaaaattagaagagaaaccattacctaggggaaaaaaatctctgccACAAATTTCTCACATAAAGGGCTCATTTCAAAGacatataaggaactgattcaaattgcAAACACatcaatgcactgttggtagTGTTGTGTATGGATCCAgcttttctggaaagcaatttgcaacTCTTCTCCAAAGATAACTTAATAGTACATCATTAACAACAGTACATTAACCTAGTAATACCCATCACTAAACCTATATTCTAAAGAGATCAAACGGAAAAAAATGACacacatgaacaaaaatatttataaccatttcttttgtggtggcaaagaactgaaaaccaaGAGTGCCTATTAAcagggaaatagctgaacaaaaaatatgatatatgaatgCAATAAAATGCCACTACGCTCTAAGTAATGGCAAAAAtggttcagagaaacctggaagacTTGTATATcagtcatttaacatttattaagcacttactttgtaaCAATggctagctagcatttatataacacctactatgtgccaggcactattctaaaagcatattacaaatattatctcatttaatcttcacaagagccctgggaggtaggtattattattatcccttctttatataggaggaaactgaggttaagtgtcttgcccaatgTCTTACAGATAACTTAATGTCTGAACTAAATTCGAAGGCAAGAAGACCAAAAcccaaggccagttctctatccactgtggcacctagcaGGATGAAATGTACAAAACCAGACCAATTTGTATGACAACAAATATacagataaataattttgaaacacTTAAGAATTCTCATCAAAGCAATGGATCAACTATTATTCCTAAAGATCAATGATGAAGTGATGAAGTATGTTTCGCTTCATTATACTTATTGTAGGGGAATGTTCTACTGGGCAAAGAGGGAAGAGTCAATAGGAAGTAACagtattacaaaaaagaaaagcattaataataacattaaaaatgaaaaagagaagccATGAAACTGTTCATAAGGAGAGAATCTTTGTCCTAAGGGGACAAATGACCACAATCCACATTTATAACAAACACAAGGTCAGCTGGCTCAAAACTacagagttaagaaaaaaatcatgtcaTTATCTGTTCTACCCTTTTATCCTGCATTCATTTCAGCACCACAAGTTCCTTATGagtttattgattttaagaccaaatttaaaatgaacaatCTATTTGAATTAGTGAGAATGGAGTGGGGCATGTGGtatgaaaaaagaaaggtgaTCAGGGGAAGATTTACCTAAGGCTAATCCCATGgaattgaaagatttttttccttcaggttTTAAAGAACACACAATTAATTGCTTGCTCCGGAGCTCTTATGGAATGTAGGGAAATAATCATCTAATTGGGAAGCTCCAGAAGTGCTAAATGTAATAATAACAGAAAAAAGACCATCTTGGGGAGCCATGTGCAACTCAGATATGAGCCtcctattttttcccaattttctctgaGAGACAAGAAAATggagggatagagagaaaaaCAATGTTGTATAAAGAAGGGAAGGTTTCTTGCTGCAAAAATGATGCAGACTTGTGGTTCATAACATAAGCAGAGAACAACTAGAAATGCTGATCAGTTGGTTAAGGAAATTAAATGGAAGAGCAGGACAATCCTAGCAGAAAGCATCAGAAATATTTTTGATTCCAAAGCTGATACCTAGTATCCAGGGTCTGAGCTTAATCTGGGCATAAACTCTAGGTGACTTCATATTCTAAGGAATGAGTGAAAGTGAGTGAAAATTTTCTACTTAgaccttgttaaaaaaaaaaaaagttaaattaagcAGTGATTAATAGCTGTTGAATTTAAGCAAGTAAGATATCTGGTAACAACATGTTTAAGCTTTCTCTAAATTGTATATCATGTTTTTTAATAGAAACTAGATATCTATTTTTAATgctattttaaataaagttttatttttttaatgtaattaggTAGATCTGCATTACATATCTTTCTTCTTCCAGTTATACATGTCTACCTACAGTTAGTCAGTTCTAGCTATGCAAATATACTTCAGTCACCCAAACTGGTGACAAATAATCAAAAAAATAAGACTGAATTTGTAAATCTAAACTTTAAAGTGAAGGTAAACAGTATAAGTACAAAATTTAATTCTATATACTGCCAGaagtaaagaaacaaaagaaatctatCACATAAATTActgaagaaaggaagcaaaattgAAGAGAACTGCAAAACAACTACCACGAAGTAAATAACCCAtaggaaacattttaaatacaCTTAATACAAAGGGAGTAGCAAATCATAAAAATCAGTGTAACCACATAGTTATTAAGCAAATTTTAcaatcagaaataaaaaagatgccAGAACAAAGctagttctttaaaataatccAAAAGCTATTAACTTCTATTTCAAATGTAGTGTAACAAGATGCTATTACTTTTGTCTTTCTGGAGTATTTGTGATCACAGAATGGCTACTGACTTTTTGTGTGCTGAACAGGCCACCAGTATGAATGTTCCAGTCAGCTCTTGGGTCttgtttattattacttttacagatacagaaagaATTAAGAAGTCTTTTGTTACTTTGCTGAGGTCAAATAGCTAGAAAGTAGCAAGATcttcatttgaacccaggttttttcCCCCACTCTAGTAGATACCCttaattaaggaaaaattaaaccTGGCTTCTTAATCCCTTGCTTTACCACTTAACTCTGTAACTTGGGGGGGGTTGGTGGGGGGAGTGGCATCCTTTATGGGTCTACAATTCACTGCCTTTAAAATAAAGTAAGTTAGACAAGATAAATTCTTAAGTTCCCTTCAGTTTTATAGTTCTATAACTCTACAATATTTAGATATGTCAGAATTGGAAAAAGTCCAGAGAAAGGGAACGAAAATGATCAAGGAGACAAGAGACTTCAtttaagaaaaacttaaaaaaaaaaaaaaacaccccttCGGGCTGCTAGGGAGCACAGaggtagaatgccaggcctagagttgttgggaggacctgggttcaaatgtagtctctgATACTGCTTAAcatgtgaccttggagaaatcacttaattctgattACCTAgaccttgttgctcttctgccttggaattgatacttagtactgattctaagacagaagataaggatttgaaaaaaacacaactctaaattctagaaaataagggccaaaaaaggaaagagatatgattgaagtttaaaaataattgaatatatgAATAgagtaaatataaatttattcagCAAAtcctaaaatattagaaaaagaagatggaaataagttttttaacaaataaaactacAATTTTGCACTGCTGGCAGCAAATTTATAACTTGCTACCCtaaaaagtggtaaaggctaaaaatataaatgtactAAGATTCATTAAACTGAAATTAGaagtaaatttaaaagggttctaaacaagaaggaaaaaaatcacaaaacccAAACACTGATTTTTAACTTGAGCCAaaatctgattttgaattttatgtAAATTTTAGCTTACTGATTTAATAAGCTTGGATGCTTGGTTATCTGGTTTGTCTGTCAACATATAGCTGTTCCTAGTTATAGCAAGAGTAAATCTGAGAAGCCTGTGGAGTAAAGGAGTGACAGATGAaaataagaatgaagaaaagaatctaCATTTAAAAAGCACAAGCTAAAACCCTTCAATACTTCTAATACTTGAACAGACAAGGATCTTCAAAAAGTTACATACCTCTAATATAatcatttatgttcattaataTGAGCCTATATCAATATTTTATGTTTAGTAAGgcaggaaaataaataattgatttttcaaaTTCAAGAAATATACATCACATTGTTGAGAAAATGACACTGGACTAAAAGGTTGGAAGATCTGGGctctagtcttggctctgacACCAagttgctatgtgaccttgagcacatAATTTAGTCACTGCAgacctatttcttcatctgtaaaatcacgTCATTTAGATTTAAATTGATTAAAGTCCCATCTAACTCTACTGTTACATGCCTTCAAGTTTTTTAaagctctaaaattctaagattctaaactatttttaaaaaaataaacaaatttgaaaTTGCTTTCTACAAGGGTTAGACCAATGCATGGCCCCACTAATAGTGCATTCATGTGACTATTTTCCCTATAACCTGCTGACATTAATGACTGCCAActtttatcatattggctaattTGCTGGGCGTGAgataaaacctcagagttgttttgatttgcatttttcttattattaatgactTCTAGCATTTGTTcatacattttcaattttttttaaaaactgtttgttaaaagaaatatttgatcTAAAAGTTTCCCCTACATGAATGCTCCCCTTCTTATATGTTGGGAATGCCAAGAAAAGACCTGGTCTGGAGCATTGACTAGTAGATGGACAGAGATGCATCCAGAGGAACATATAAAGTCTGGGACAAACTAGACAAAGCTAAACTAATTTTCATCCCCACAACATCgattattaatttcttttctatgtGATCAGATCtcccataaatttttttttaattcatacacACTTTGAAGTAGCTTCATAGCTTAATTCACAAGATACAGTTTCACATTTCTATTGTATTCCAAGCATCTGAAACCTACACTAACATGCCATTTTTCCACGGAATACAGGCAAGTGGTGACCCAACAGACAAATGCTAAGTTCAAAAAGTTTGTCTCCTTCCCATCAAGCTTTATGAACTCTTGTCTCTCAACTCCTGAGGTCCTTTCTCTAGTTCCTAGACCCTTTCACAGTCTTCTGATCCCAAACTTTCTACTTTACAATCCAACAATCCTATTAAGTGCTTCATACTTCAAATTACCCCTCCATTCCAGAAGAGTTTTTAGTTTGGGGATTTAGCCACTTCCACGAAGAtaacacacatttttaaaaatgttttctgggttttattgatgtcttttttttttttttttttaaacccttgtacttcggtgtattgtctcataggttgaagattggtaagggtgggcaatgggggtcaagtggcttgcccagggtcacacagctgggaagtggctgaggccgggtttgaacctaggacctcctgtctctaggcctgactctcactccactgagctacccagctgccccttgatgtcttttattttaacatcacattcatttccaaatatatgtcatcctcctctcccttctgtaacattcattttattttattttttaaacccttactttccatcttagaatcaaaactatgtattggttccaaggcagaagactggtaagggctaggcaactggagttatgAGACTTATCCAGGGGacatatagctaggaagagtctgggaccacttttgaacccaggacctctcatctccaggcccattctctattcactgaaccaccttcCTACTCTATAACATGCTATTTTAAATGCAGTCTGTTAGCCTAATAAGTATCTTATTGGTAGATTGGTAATTGGTATAGGAAATATTTTTGACCAAGAGGTCTGCCCCAGACTTAATCTGAATCTTTGAAAACTACTGTCCTGACATTCCATATCAGGATTAaaaatttcagggggccatagcATTCCCCTACCTCTTGGGCCCCATTTTCCAAAAAAGAAGAAGTATTCCAAAGGAGCATCCTTTTTAACtaatcaaaacaaagaaaaacttggTTTTGTTTCAATAACTTGAACATTGCATTATTATGTTAAGTCAGCCAATCCAAACTTCTTTACAAATAAAGCTATATTCTAGAAAGGCCTGGCATGAAAAAGCACTAGAGTAGGAGTCAGCAGATGGGATTCTAGTCCCAGTTCTACCTAAACTAACTAGCTGTGAAACTTAGGCAAGTGAATGGATTCTCTTCctcaggcctcagtttttttacaataaaatgaaagagctggACTAGACACTGTCAGATAGCTTGgtgctttaaaatattagagCCTTTGATTCTTCCAGTTTAGATATTCTATGAACAtaatccctttccctcctcttgaAGCAGGGAAATGGCAAAGAGAGGACCCAAGGTTCCCTAGCTTTCTTTCCATCCTCATCCTTTGTTATGAAAGCCAGCAGAGGAGCTAGCCATAAGTAATTGCCTGAGGCCATACAGACCTACCACCTTCAGTTATACATTTTCAAGTTGTATTACATTTTTCAGCAATAGTATCCCCCCCCATGTAAACTAAGGAGTTTGTAGGGTttgttgggtttgtttgtttgtctgtttgaaacccttaccttctagtttagaatcaatactaggcatccattccaaggcagaatagtggtaaggtctgggcaactggggttaagtgacttgcccaggattacattgCTAGGATGAGTCTAAAtccgcatttgaacccaggacctcccatctccagatctgttGACAGTAGTTTTTAATCCTTTACTTCATCCCAACTGGGGTAAAGCAGCCTTCAATAATATGTAGCCTGATAACATGACAAccaaggaaagtaataaatgttggaggggattgtggcaaaattgggacattaatgcattcattgctggtggagttgtgaattgatccaaccattctagatggcaatttggaactatgcccaaagagcaataaaagactgtctgccctttgatccagccacaccactgctaggttataccccaaagagatcataaggaaaaagacatgtacaaaaatatttatagccatactctttgtagtggcaaaaaact is from Gracilinanus agilis isolate LMUSP501 chromosome 2, AgileGrace, whole genome shotgun sequence and encodes:
- the ZNF592 gene encoding zinc finger protein 592, coding for MGDMKTPDFDDLLAAFDIPDPTSLDAKEAIQATSEENESPLKPAGMCMDESVSLTHSGSTSDGPAVSVIVKNTSRQESFEAEKGHVSPSLLHNGFRGPELPPDPHGLGHNYGKFDSSFMNGENDRSYSDKLDPPKSEPLPTFSQFSPISSPEPDDTLKDSGFGEKQKHSESPYFPPPSVYISAGTSALEVLGKFPVPELSMFDHYCKKEEKMELQDHQESDQVAREKEHDHIIDKMVECKKELVDENEIFGEALAFNNVPGNKTGDPKNLIPELSICSSVPPRQRLKPAHSKLSSCVAALVALQAKKVAGISKDDKASITKEHLGPIREGSKGSPKMPKSPKSPRSPTEITKKSIKPPDSPRSICSDSSGKGSPSVAASSPPAIPKVRIKTIKTSSGEIKRTVTSILPDPDDLSKSPVGSPVGSANAEETSVRFSPLVAQRDVPECETCSISTQTADDLFSGSVMEAKSPRGDGKGDESMNKPSETSSPCLNSSNRVTKVAPVVSQQSKKQQQQSVTVQASPSAPANLLPKAVHLANLNLVPHSVAASVTAKSSVQRRSQSQLTQMSVSLVHQVKKAAPVVVEVFNKVLHGANPVPIYAPNLSPPADSKIRLPSSGYSCLECGDAFALEKSLSQHYGRRSVHIEVLCTQCSKTLLFYNRCSLLKHARDHKSKGLVMQCSQLLMKPISADQMFSQPPTNSPAPAPQPPSASPKASPVTGSTNPAAPAMPLYPDPLRLVRYGVKCLECNKQVQDYIALAAHYQRMAEETEGLTCQVCQMMLPNQCSFCAHQRIHAHKSPYCCPECGALCRLAYFQTHVKENCLHYARKVGFRCIHCGVVFVTLALLKGHIQERHCQVFHKCAFCPMAFKSASGTAAHSAAQHPAQPHKASQLIYKCSCETVFNKKKLMQQHFYQNTNKLMVGVFKCPDCQLVFMQKQLLMQHVKNVHGVPRNVEELPSLRSTTETPSGRPGPGSPAEPSATSTAGQSGAQTSVCWGRPGERRAEAQNKAEMRPRLRSTGWTCQDCHEWLPDRESYVSHMKKSHGRIVKRYPCRQCECSFHTVINLRRHIRNNHDTAKKVYTCWYCTEDKPSFPQLSLLENHVSLMHGIKNLDLSQTSKARPSAGEASQVNDLKRPAAGAGGAPSSTNGAAVPTTKRPKALFQCAKCSFATDSGPKFQSHIPQHQADSSTAQCLLCGLCYTSASSLNRHLFIVHKVRDPEEAEEGEPEGPGKGAPMETNENGCEDFLGEENQWKKGQASKEDWEQDTAGHLQAAQDQNSHMMSTGV